The following proteins come from a genomic window of Diorhabda sublineata isolate icDioSubl1.1 chromosome 7, icDioSubl1.1, whole genome shotgun sequence:
- the LOC130446493 gene encoding uncharacterized protein LOC130446493 — MLKLVNVLCLAFFVSVNSYPSPCPLGAYFPHLSDCTKFYQCAPSGAVEMSCAPGTAWDQSILTCNHYSEELCQRYVTTAASDDAEEETTTEAAETTTKAAETTTEAAETTTEAAETTTEAAETTTEAAETTTEAAETTTEAAETTTEAAETTTEAAETTTEAAETTTEAAETTTEDAETTTEAATTTTEASETTTEAAETTTEAAETTTEAAETTTEAAETTTEDPIDIAEQICAARSTERFITADPTSCSNYIMCNNGQVMLIGSCATGSYFDAKTSSCSTDDSVCSS; from the exons atgCTGAAGCTTGTTAACGTATTGTGTCTCGCGTTTTTTGTGAGTGTTAATTCTTACC CATCCCCATGCCCACTAGGCGCTTATTTTCCTCATTTATCTGACTGTACCAAGTTTTACCAATGTGCTCCATCTGGAGCAGTGGAAATGAGTTGCGCTCCTGGAACCGCTTGGGATCAGTCTATTCTAACATGTAATCATTATAGCGAAGAGCTATGTCAACGTTATGTAACAACAGCTGCATCAGATGATGCAGAAGAGGAAACCACCACCGAAGCCGCCGAAACAACAACCAAAGCTGCTGAAACAACCACCGAAGCCGCTGAAACTACAACTGAAGCTGCTGAAACTACAACAGAAGCTGCTGAAACTACAACCGAAGCTGCTGAAACGACTACTGAAGCTGCCGAAACTACAACTGAAGCGGCTGAAACTACAACCGAAGCTGCTGAAACAACTACTGAAGCTGCCGAAACTACAACTGAAGCAGCTGAAACTACAACCGAAGCTGCTGAAACAACTACTGAAGATGCCGAAACCACCACCGAAGCTGCTACAACAACCACTGAAGCTTCGGAAACCACGACTGAAGCTGCCGAAACTACAACTGAAGCTGCCGAAACTACAACTGAAGCTGCCGAAACTACAACTGAAGCTGCTGAAACAACCACTGAG GATCCCATCGACATTGCTGAGCAAATTTGTGCTGCACGAAGTACTGAAAGATTCATCACCGCTGATCCAACCTCATGCAGCAACTACATTATGTGCAATAACGGCCAAGTAATGCTAATAGGCTCGTGTGCGACAGGTTCCTATTTTGACGCAAAAACATCAAGTTGTTCAACAGACGACAGCGTTTGCAGTTCTtga